GATAAAACCTTTAGAAATACCTGTAATGCCACAGGTCTCCCCTAAAACTAAAGACACATCATGGATTCTCTGGAAGATATCTTGAAATCCTATTTATATTTTGTGCAAGGTTGTAGGTGGGGTGGGGCAGACCGAGATGTGTAGACTAATGGAACAAAGTAGAAGAGCCACATCTTCCTGCTGGTCCGAAAGATTAAGTTCCCAACTCATGTTTCCTTGTGAATTACCATGTCTCTTAAATAAAATACCCACCACCCTTCTCCGGAGTAGAAATGGGGGGGAGGACCAGAAATCAGCAAACTTGcatgtaattaaacttaaattgGTAGTCTCAGATTGCTTGCAGTAAGTACAAAAACTCATCTTTCTCAAACCAAATCAATATTTGGTTTTCAAAGCAATATTGGAAATAAACTTATGTGACTCCAAAGTCATGCCTAATGAAGGCAAAACCAGAAATAAGGCCTATTATTTAGATCAGTTTTAAATGTCTTGTTCCTTTCTATTAAGACATTTGTCAGCAAGTATCACTCTTTCCTGTATTTCAACAAAACATATCACTTCATATTTAACAGTGGCTCACCACCTTAGCTGGATACAGGAGCACACTTGTGTATGTTTTGGAAAAGTTCCTTTGGGGACTTTTGGAACATTATCCTCCTAGATTCATCTTGGTAAGAGCTAAGACAACACAGGGCTCTTATATACATTCCCCTTACATGTTAATCTTGCTCATAACCACTTGTCCATACTTTTTCAGGAAAACAGTATACAAAATATCTCATCTATCTCCAATTCTTTTGCTTGAAGAACAACAGGACATCtttaaatggcatttttaaattctcatttaaaaTCTACCCAACTGATTTTGCAAAAGTACACAAACACCTACaactatatttttccttttataatttacaacaggtaaaatgcaaatcagaataaAAATCCAAATAACTGAACCATCATCACCTAATCCCTTTACAAAAggtaaaacattaagaaaaatttcaTGTATACACTCAAAAACGGACAACACACAGTGTGATTCAATCTTAAGACGCGTAGAAGAAACTGACCTCCAGGTCCTCCTCCATACCCATTATAGCCATCCCCAAATCCACGACCACTTCCATATCCATCtgttaagggaagaaaaaaaaaagattattctcCTGTGGTTCATGCCACTCAATTCCTTACCCTCCCTTCCTCCACGTTATCTATTAGTATCTATAAATAAGAGTTATTAGGAACCCTTTCCCCTTGTGCTGTACACTGCTGTTACTGTGTATTTTATGCTGTATTTTAGTGTTAAAAATACACTAAAGTATGTGATTCAATTTCATCATCAGGATAACTGCCTGATTTGGGGCTTGACTTGGCAAGTCTCCACTTAAgatattcatttataaaaaggaatgacaatgGACAGGGGCAGTTTTTCTGTTGGCACCACAATACATTATTCAGATTAACCTACATATAAAgcccaaagcaaaaaacaaagacacaaaCCTCTTCAAACCTACACGTATAAGCCTCTACGTATTTCCACCGACTATTCAGGAATACCTCATAAATTTAAGATGGCTGCACTATCTTAACTTTTCCAGAAACTGAAAACCATAAAGGATCTACGCAATTATTTATCCTTAACTATAACTATAGgacttttaaaatgttacctcTTGCCTAGCCAAATCAGAATATCCCATTAGGACAGAACCTACATTAGATCTtaagaataactttttaaaaattaggttggATTTCCTAGATTCTAATTAAAACTCACTCATAGTTTTCAAGCACATTCACCCTTCTAAACTTAGAAGGCGGACTTACCAGATCCTCCTCTGAAGTTACTTCCTGGTCCTGGTCCAAAATTTCCACCACCTCCGCGAGAATCTCCAAAACCAAAGTTGCCTATGATAAGTACCCTGGTTAGTAACAAACACTTATACAaataaatcttaagaaaaaaatggaattgaaGTTACCTCCTCTTCCACTTCTAGAACTTTGGACTTCCTGCATTTCTTGCCTAGATAAAGCCTTCCTTACTTCTGCATTATGACCATTGATAGTATGGTATTTCTGCACTGGAATGAAAAGTTCAGAGTCCATTAAGTCAGCATCCTATAATATTAGCTAAGTTACAAGttaaactttactttttaacAAAGTTTTGGGTGTTAACATACCCAAAACTTAAAATGTGAAAGAGCCACACCCCTAGCACTTATAGACACTTACACACAATCTTATCCACAGGATCATGGTCATCAAAAGTAACAAACCCAAAGCCTCTTTTCTTTCCAGACTGCCTATCGGTAATTATCTCAATGGTATCAATTTTTCCATATTCCTCAAAGTAATCTCTAAGATGATGTTCCTCAGTATCTTCTTTAATTCCACCTACAAACAGCTTCTTCACAGTTACATGAGCCCCTGGCTTTCCAGattcctgaaacagaaaaaaatcatcctGACTGAAGAAACCACAAACATGAACGAAAGCACACTATCTGAGTAACATACATGGCTTCTATCCTATGACCAAATACTAAGGCACCTTATGAATAAGAACCTAGTCTTTGAAATAACTTAGTCTAGGAAATTAAAAGCACAGAAACCCAACGAAGctctattaaagaaacaaaaacactttggGCTAAATACAGATAACTTCGttcttttaaaagtcactttCTAATCTTGAGCAAGAGCGAAATGCAATTTTCCTCAAAACTGTTTGAACAAGTTATGTATTTGCTCACCTCTCTTGCAACAGCACGTTTTGGCTCAACCACTCTCCCATCAATTGAATGAGGTCTTGCAGCCATGGCAGCATCAACCTCAGCCATGGATGAAAAAGTTACAAAACCAAATCCTCTTGATCTTTTGCTTGCAGGATCCCTCATTACCTTTAAATCCAAAGGAGTGATGTTACCATTTAATCTCATCActtacagcattttaaaataacgaacatgaatttaaaagtgattttctccacgattcattcattttaaacaaagaaacccAACACTTGAAGGACTACTATCCCTAAGCACTTCCACACTTAACGTACCACACAATCTGTAAGTTTTCCCCATTGCTCGTAGTAGTTCCTCAAACTTTCTTCTGTAGTTTCAAAGCTCAAGCCACCAATAAAGAGTTTACGGAAttgttccttttctctctgcaaaggaaaacatcatttcaatttttatttacattttctctttatgTGCAGGAAATTAAATTCTTAAATATGAGGTGACCTGCTGGCAGAGTACCTTTTTCCTCTCCAAAGGAACAGTTTCTAAAGTTTtctggggggggaaaaaaaaaacttacatcaAATTTAAACCATATGTTAAACTGCATTAGTTGTGTTACACCAAAAAAAATTGCCTCAGCTGAACTACACAAATTTCAAAATCATTAATGCTTGATCTATATTTACTtcacattaaattattttaaacaaatctaGCAttacttagttaaaaaaaaactttctgaagAAAAAGCAGCAAATCTACTCCCTGGTGACTGAAAAGTTAAGATTCTTATCAAAATCTGCATTCAATCCTATAACCCAAAACAGAGAACTTTTAAATATTccgtttaaatataaattttcaaaatataaaaactgtTGCCTTTTTATAACCAAGAATTGCCATTTATTTCAGGATTCAGTTATTTGAAAAGTGAGTTTCCCTTCATTGCTCCCTCTGGTGGTGATTCTAATGTAACGCAATTTTCAAAAACCTAGTATTGTTCTCTCCCCATATACCAACTCTCCATTACCGGAAATTTTAAGCATTCAATATATGTACCAAAATATCCTTAAAATTTACCTCTCTTCTGACCAAGGCAGAATAACTTTCATAATTAACGGTGTCTAAAACTTAAAAAAGTTTTAACATAGCTAGTTTTTGACATGTAGACAACACAGAAACAATCTGAACCGTTACTGAGCGTAAAAGCAGAAACATAGTAAGACACTGTAATCATCTCACTTTtcaaaaccataaaaatatttaaatgaccaCTGTAACTATCCCGTAGCTACAAAGTACTACAATTTACACTTCACCATGTTGAACTTAGTGGTCTTCTGGCAAATTACACAGCATAAACAACTTTCacatgtgaaaagaaaaagagcctGGGCTGAAAACTCAATCCTTACAAACCAGCAAGCAAATAAGTTGCATTAACAGCTCTGTATTTTGGGCTATCAGTTAAGGAAGGCTGGGTCATTGTTTTCAATTGACTAggttaaaaaactaagaatattcAGAAACGAAAGTTAGTCACAACGTCCATGACCAACTGTTATGAAACAGCATTACAACTCTCAACCCATAGTTCTATGAAGTTCCTCTCTCCATGCATGACAGTCTCAGTAAATACAGCAATAAGCAATTCAGTTTTTTCCCTATATAGTTAACTTTTCAGGATtctgaaaattttgaaaacaaattatcAAACTAGCTCCTGAGACACTTAAAAAACAATTATAGAGATTACTTAGCATACTGATATTTGGACTCTTAAGCAAATTTTACTTACTCCAAATATTGTCAGTTAATAGGCCTTTTAAaacccaaataaattaaatagattaaaaaaatacatctacaactTTTACAAATCACTAACAAAGGCAAAAACTCATTACTTACCTCATTTTCCAAACTTACCCGCTGTCCACTATTGATTACAAACAAAGTTATTTTATAAGCGTGCTTAGGGCCAAGGAAAATACCCAGGTAGACCCCCTTCGCTTGAGACCTTATGTTTATCAATGTAATCATCAACCATGATTGCAAACATAAACGAGAAAAGCAAGTGACAAAGTTCAAAAACATAGCGGCCCAGCCTAAAAGTTTTGTATATAGCAATACACGCATTGAAAGACTGAGCCATGTTTTAACCAGAGTACAACtataaagtcatttttatttcattttcatcatgATTTCTAGCTTATCACTAATAAGTACCTGTGGTCTTGCCCAGTAAAGATTAAATTTCccagtaaaaataatatttaaaatacaaatactacATTTCAAAGAGAATCCTTCAGTTAAAGGATTCTGACCCGGAATACCGCCCCCCACAGACCTCCTTCCCCCACGGCCTCCCACATAGTCGGTAGTAAGCTGATGGCTCTAAATCTGATTCTTCATTTCTAAAGTTTCCTACGATTCAACTGCCTTTTTAATCACCGCAGACCCAGATAAAACCGTTACTCAAATAAACAAGGGctggaaaacaaaatgtggtcttcaTACTACCGCTCGCCTTAAACCGGGCCCGACACCCTAGATGGTTTTACCTCCTCCTAAGCCGTGCGAACCCGCCCTGGAGAacgccgccccctcccccgcccttcGGTGCGGCTCCTGAACGCAATGGCGCCATTTCATCGAGGGGAAGGGAGCGAGCCTCTAATGAGGTGCGCAAGACTTTAAAAACCCAAGCTCACAAGACACTCGGAGTCCACCTCGAAACGGCATGAAAAcagccccagaaaaaaaaaatagttaaccaCTTCTATTCTTTGTTAAAAGAGTCA
This genomic window from Eubalaena glacialis isolate mEubGla1 chromosome 8, mEubGla1.1.hap2.+ XY, whole genome shotgun sequence contains:
- the HNRNPA2B1 gene encoding heterogeneous nuclear ribonucleoproteins A2/B1, whose protein sequence is MEKTLETVPLERKKREKEQFRKLFIGGLSFETTEESLRNYYEQWGKLTDCVVMRDPASKRSRGFGFVTFSSMAEVDAAMAARPHSIDGRVVEPKRAVAREESGKPGAHVTVKKLFVGGIKEDTEEHHLRDYFEEYGKIDTIEIITDRQSGKKRGFGFVTFDDHDPVDKIVLQKYHTINGHNAEVRKALSRQEMQEVQSSRSGRGGNFGFGDSRGGGGNFGPGPGSNFRGGSDGYGSGRGFGDGYNGYGGGPGGGNFGGSPGYGGGRGGYGGGGPGYGNQGGGYGGGYDNYGGGNYGSGNYNDFGNYNQQPSNYGPMKSGNFGGSRNMGGPYGGGNYGPGGSGGSGGYGGRSRY